One genomic window of Melanotaenia boesemani isolate fMelBoe1 chromosome 20, fMelBoe1.pri, whole genome shotgun sequence includes the following:
- the LOC121631791 gene encoding kelch repeat and BTB domain-containing protein 11, whose amino-acid sequence MNEGHRQSRGDVAVEADAFLHTVNPDLVTLTDKNRNLCPGFVQGFLQDDQDFGSPPVFEQEYLLDGRLMENNHIDHQKENRSYFSRADQYHLSSVKEGSDVPPHADSALSNHVAGLQQNCASSEIHNGAKSKVSFSADSSICNPGQAKQETDWSLLKSNLECRDSSQKAENTQPKKEPDLVIEVGGQTINAHKSVLAEKSDYFKARLSRNILKVKGMSYKTLSTLIDYVYTSQISVSKDNVVDVITGAKILQIPCAVQAAMDSMSEQITAENCYEILTIAKKQRLSELKETAYGFMSDNFLQILKDPAVYGRLTGSERDLILKKRMDGRKTLMVAEINDVFDRVGSRPPSRCGSRPQSPLSVGSLEENHMIYCFNEAENDWRPLTVMPEDINTKGCGICTMYNYLFVAGGIKGYGDRGKVSDKVFYYNPITNRWAEVRPLNQARAQLKLVSMDGYLYAIGGECLFTVEKYDPRMDRWTTVAPLPKGAFAVAHEATTCSGELYVSGGSLFYRLLKYDPKRDEWQECPYNNSRKKSTDMVALKSFIYRFDVNREQGINVFKYNTIVKMWHDCASQRLGSHLPFRCAVIGNCIYCVNKSQTLQFVVEEENAYFIEEALKAPMEAKGVLFPFVLSLPEKPEKVA is encoded by the coding sequence ATGAACGAGGGCCACAGGCAAAGTCGAGGGGACGTCGCTGTGGAAGCTGACGCCTTCCTTCACACAGTGAACCCAGACCTTGTTACACTTACTGACAAAAACAGGAACCTTTGTCCAGGTTTTGTCCAGGGATTCCTTCAGGATGACCAGGATTTCGGCTCTCCTCCAGTGTTTGAGCAGGAATACCTTCTGGATGGGAGACTGATGGAGAATAACCACATCGATCATCAGAAAGAAAACCGCTCATATTTCTCAAGAGCTGATCAGTATCACCTTTCTAGTGTCAAGGAAGGTTCAGATGTCCCACCTCATGCTGACTCTGCTTTGTCCAATCACGTTGCTGGTCTGCAGCAAAATTGTGCTAGCAGTGAAATCCACAATGGAGCAAAATCAAAAGTTTCTTTCAGTGCAGATTCCTCCATATGTAACCCCGGCCAGGCTAAACAGGAAACTGATTGGTCTCTTCTCAAATCAAACCTTGAATGCAGAGACAGCAGCCAGAAAGCTGAGAACACACAGCCTAAAAAAGAGCCTGATTTAGTCATCGAAGTAGGCGGGCAGACCATCAATGCTCACAAGTCTGTCCTTGCAGAGAAGAGCGATTACTTCAAAGCACGGCTGTCACGCAACATCCTGAAAGTGAAGGGCATGAGTTACAAGACTTTGTCTACCTTGATAGACTATGTTTACACATCTCAGATTAGCGTAAGCAAGGACAATGTTGTTGATGTCATCACGGGGGCTAAAATCCTCCAGATCCCCTGTGCCGTCCAGGCAGCCATGGACTCCATGTCTGAGCAAATCACAGCAGAAAACTGCTACGAGATTCTGACCATCGCCAAGAAGCAGCGACTCAGTGAACTAAAGGAGACGGCGTATGGATTCATGAGCGACAACTTCCTCCAGATCCTCAAAGACCCTGCCGTCTACGGCCGTCTGACTGGGTCTGAGCGAGATCTGATTCTGAAGAAGAGAATGGATGGGAGGAAGACTCTGATGGTTGCAGAGATAAATGATGTGTTTGATCGAGTTGGAAGCCGGCCTCCAAGTCGCTGTGGCAGCCGACCACAGAGCCCCTTATCTGTCGGGTCTTTGGAGGAGAACCATATGATTTACTGCTTTAACGAAGCAGAAAATGACTGGCGACCTTTGACTGTGATGCCGGAGGACATAAACACTAAAGGATGTGGGATCTGCACCATGTATAACTACCTGTTTGTGGCAGGTGGAATAAAGGGCTACGGGGACAGGGGCAAGGTCTCAGACAAGGTCTTCTATTACAACCCCATCACCAACCGCTGGGCCGAGGTCAGACCTCTGAATCAGGCACGTGCCCAACTTAAGCTTGTATCCATGGATGGCTACCTGTACGCCATTGGAGGGGAATGTTTATTTACAGTGGAAAAATATGACCCTCGAATGGACCGCTGGACAACGGTTGCCCCCTTGCCCAAGGGAGCCTTTGCGGTGGCCCACGAAGCCACCACCTGCAGCGGAGAACTCTATGTTTCAGGAGGCTCTCTTTTCTACCGTCTCCTCAAATACGACCCAAAGAGGGACGAGTGGCAGGAGTGCCCCTACAACAACAGCAGGAAGAAGTCCACCGACATGGTGGCACTGAAAAGCTTCATCTACCGCTTTGATGTGAACCGGGAGCAGGGAATCAACGTCTTCAAGTACAACACCATTGTGAAAATGTGGCACGACTGTGCCTCACAGAGGCTCGGGAGTCACTTACCCTTCAGGTGTGCTGTTATCGGGAACTGCATCTACTGTGTGAACAAAAGTCAGACTCTTCAGtttgtggtggaggaggagaacgCCTACTTTATCGAGGAGGCGCTGAAGGCTCCTATGGAGGCGAAGGGTgtcctttttccttttgttctcAGTTTGCCTGAAAAGCCTGAAAAAGTTGCATAG